AAGTAATCGATATAATTAAAGATGCAGGTGGTCATCCATTTTTAGCACATCCTAGTGCTTATAAGAACGGCGGTAAGTTACCCGCTGAAGTCCTGAAAGAATGGAAGGCTTATGGGATTTCAGGTATAGAGTGCTTTTCTCCATATCTTAGAAATATAGAGGATGGAAACTATTATGTAAAGTTTTGTAACGAAAACAATCTAATGATTTCAGCAGGATCAGACTGCCATGGGGAATTTAATAATAGGGCTTTGGGTATTCCAAAAGTTGGTGTGGATGAGATAAGATTAGATTTTATGAAAAATATTTAGTAATTGTTCTGATGCCAAGTTATTTGGAAAATTTTTTGAGGGATTACAAAAACGGTTCATACTATACTCTTGATCGGTTGAAGTATTCTGCTATAAATCAAATATTCTAAATGGTTGGGAGAACTGATGAACTTTACAGTGTCTATTGGAAAAGCTGATAAAGCAATCAACATTATGAAAGAAGTAGCTAGTAGTGTAGGATGAGAGGTGCGAAATATTTAAGGTTGGACACTGGTTGGGATGACAATAAAATGCCAGGGTGTAAAGTATGAAAATTTAACGTAATGTTAGCTTGTAATTTACGTTAAGCATACATAGCGGATATGTATTACAAATTATAAATTATTTATGTAATTGGAGGGATAGCATGAACCGATTAAAACTAGTTTTACCGGCACCAGAGTATAAGGAAGAGATTATGGAATACAAAAAAGAGTTTATTGAAAATGGAGATAGTATGGATGGAACTGCAGGTTTGAGAAATGCTGAAACCTTTGAAGACTGGTATGATGCATTTCTCCACAATCTGAAGGAAGAAACTGTGAAGGAAGGTCTTGTCCCATCAACTACATATATGGCTATGTCTACTAAGGATAACCGTCTAATCGGAATGATTGATATCAGACATCGACTAAATGATTACTTATTAAATTTTGGCGGACATATAGGCTATAGTGTCAGAAAATCAGAGAGAAGACAAGGCTATGCAACTGAGATGTTAGCATTGGGACTAATAGAATGTGCAAAAATGAATATTAGAAAGGTCCTGATTACTTGTGACAAAGATAATATTGCATCTGCAAAAACTATAAGAAATAATGGTGCTAAGTTAGAAAATGAAGTGCAGGAGGGTGACAGAGTTACCCAAAGATACTGGGTCACTTTAGATAAATAGAGGAGTATGTAGAGCTTAAACGCAATGGCATATTTGTTCGGATATGAATAGATAGAAATATGAAATAAGAGGGAGCCAAGAATGAAACACGAATGGAGAAAGCCTTTGAAAATGTAAGGAAGAAGAAGCCAAATCCCCTACTAGAAGAAGTGTTTTTTGATACCATTAGTGATGGACTATCAGTTCAAATGCTTCACATTGGTTCCTACGACAATGAATCACAAAGTTTTGATCAAATGAAAAAATTCATAGAAGAAAATCATCTTGAAATAAAGGCGCTAGTACATAGAGAAATTTATCTTTCCGATGCGAGAAAAGTAGAGCCTACAAAATTAAAAACGGCATTAAGATATAGGGTTAGAAAAAGATAACAGGGATTTATGATATAAGGATCATCTAGAGATATTTTAAAATAAGGATATTAAGTTTAAGATTGTAAGAAATATCTGGGGGAGAATTTTATATGGACAAATGTATTTTAATAAAACCAAACCTTTGTTATGAAAGTGATATTCAGGATTTCCGCAAAGAAATGTTAGATGTGAATAGTTCCATGGATGGAGCAGGACCACTGAAACGTATGGATAGTATAAAAGAGTGGTTGGAATTTAATCGGAGATGCGAAAATAAAGAAACTGTTCCTAAAAATTGGGTTACCTGTGAACAGTACATTTATGTACGTGAAGCAGATAATAAAATCGTTGGTATGATTCAATTTCGCCACTACTTCAATGAATTTCTTGAAAAGTACGGTGGTCATATTGGATATTCTGTTCGTCCTGATGAAAGAAGAAAAGGCTATGCTACAATGATGCTCGCAGAATGTCTTGGTATTTGTAAAGCCTATGGACTTAAAAAGGTTTTGATAACGTGCATTAAAGGGAATGAAGGTAGTAAGCGTACTGTTTTAGCAAATGGTGGCGTGTATGAAGGTACAATCTATTGTGAGCCTGATGACGTATATCTAGAAAGATATTGGATTGCTTTAGATTAATATAGAAATCAAATCATCGAGTATACGGTAAAGAATCTCTCTTAGATGCCACACAGTACTTATAGAAATTTATATTGGCAGAGGATACAAAATATCTACCTAAGGATATGCTATTTCTATAATAAGCTTTGGTAAAAAAAGATACAAAAACTAACGAGGAATGTGAGGGGAACTGAGAATATGGAAGATCTCTACAAGAATATAGAAATGTTTTTTGAAAAGCTCCCTATTTCAAGAAATAACATGGCACTAAAGAAGGCTTTTATAGAAGAAATAGATGCGGAATATGAAGAGCTAAAAAAAGAAAATACGGAAGAAGAAAGTATTCGAATACTAAAGAACGAACATCAATTTATTTATGAAGTCAATAAAATGG
Above is a genomic segment from Alkaliphilus oremlandii OhILAs containing:
- a CDS encoding GNAT family N-acetyltransferase; the encoded protein is MDKCILIKPNLCYESDIQDFRKEMLDVNSSMDGAGPLKRMDSIKEWLEFNRRCENKETVPKNWVTCEQYIYVREADNKIVGMIQFRHYFNEFLEKYGGHIGYSVRPDERRKGYATMMLAECLGICKAYGLKKVLITCIKGNEGSKRTVLANGGVYEGTIYCEPDDVYLERYWIALD
- a CDS encoding GyrI-like domain-containing protein, with amino-acid sequence MEKAFENVRKKKPNPLLEEVFFDTISDGLSVQMLHIGSYDNESQSFDQMKKFIEENHLEIKALVHREIYLSDARKVEPTKLKTALRYRVRKR
- a CDS encoding GNAT family N-acetyltransferase encodes the protein MNRLKLVLPAPEYKEEIMEYKKEFIENGDSMDGTAGLRNAETFEDWYDAFLHNLKEETVKEGLVPSTTYMAMSTKDNRLIGMIDIRHRLNDYLLNFGGHIGYSVRKSERRQGYATEMLALGLIECAKMNIRKVLITCDKDNIASAKTIRNNGAKLENEVQEGDRVTQRYWVTLDK